The following coding sequences lie in one Candidatus Planktophila sulfonica genomic window:
- a CDS encoding ABC transporter ATP-binding protein: MSQHAVWMTFRSMTADPSVKSQKLKPGTIKRIISYGRPYKSQITIFLITVVIEALLVVSSPLLLRELIDKGVIPKDAGLVTKLALAVGLLAVVDAFFNIFGRWYSARIGEGLIYDLRSQVFAHIQRQSIAFFTRTQTGALISRINSDVMGAQQAFTGTLSGVVSNVVSLVLVVTTMLILSWQITIVSLLLLPAFLLPTKWVGKRIQALTRDAFNLNATMSSTMTERFNVSGALLVNLYGKPVKEENFFRTRARKVADIGIQTAMLNRVFFVGITSVAAVATAFAYGIGGHLAISGSISVGTLLAITALLARLYGPLTALSNVRIDVMTALVSFERVFEVLDLHPMITDKPGAKELKDKNLQIDFEDVVFTYPKAEEISLASLESAAKPETIDSGEVLQGISFTAPAGTLTAIVGPSGAGKTTMSALLPRLYDVTRGAIKIDGQDIRDFTAQSLRDSIGVVMQDAHLFHETIAENLRYAKEDATEAEMIEACKAAQIWELVSSLPNGFDTMVGERGHRLSGGEKQRLAIARLLLKAPAIVILDEATAHLDSENESLVQAALKEALKGRTSIVIAHRLSTVMEADQILVLEKGLIVERGKHEELITTNGLYSELFNRQDLTAN, translated from the coding sequence ATGTCACAACATGCAGTCTGGATGACCTTTCGGTCGATGACTGCAGATCCTTCAGTGAAATCTCAAAAGCTAAAGCCAGGCACAATCAAAAGAATCATTTCCTATGGTCGTCCCTATAAATCTCAGATCACAATCTTTCTTATCACTGTTGTCATTGAGGCGCTCTTGGTTGTCTCATCACCTCTCTTACTGCGCGAACTGATTGATAAGGGCGTCATTCCAAAGGATGCAGGTTTAGTAACAAAGCTTGCTCTTGCTGTTGGACTTCTTGCAGTCGTTGATGCCTTCTTCAATATCTTCGGCCGGTGGTACTCAGCTCGAATTGGTGAAGGCCTCATTTACGATCTTCGTTCCCAAGTCTTTGCTCATATTCAACGGCAATCCATTGCATTCTTTACTCGCACCCAAACAGGCGCTCTCATTTCACGTATCAACTCTGATGTCATGGGCGCACAGCAAGCCTTCACCGGCACCCTCTCGGGCGTCGTTAGCAATGTGGTCTCACTCGTTCTTGTAGTGACGACGATGCTCATTCTTTCTTGGCAAATCACAATTGTTTCTCTCTTGCTCTTGCCTGCTTTCTTGCTGCCAACTAAATGGGTTGGAAAGCGAATTCAGGCTTTGACTCGTGATGCTTTCAATCTCAATGCGACTATGTCGAGCACAATGACAGAGCGATTTAACGTTTCTGGTGCGCTCCTGGTCAACCTTTATGGAAAACCTGTGAAGGAGGAGAACTTCTTCCGTACGCGCGCACGAAAAGTCGCTGACATCGGAATTCAGACTGCGATGCTCAACCGGGTCTTCTTTGTTGGAATCACCAGCGTTGCAGCAGTTGCCACCGCTTTTGCCTATGGCATTGGTGGCCACCTCGCCATTAGCGGATCAATTTCCGTCGGAACTTTGCTTGCTATTACTGCCCTGTTGGCTCGTCTCTATGGACCGCTTACTGCGCTCTCAAATGTTCGTATCGATGTCATGACAGCACTCGTCTCATTTGAACGAGTATTTGAAGTGCTCGATCTACATCCCATGATCACTGATAAACCAGGCGCAAAAGAACTTAAGGATAAGAACTTACAGATTGATTTCGAAGATGTTGTCTTCACTTATCCAAAAGCTGAAGAAATTTCATTGGCTTCTCTTGAATCCGCTGCTAAGCCAGAAACCATTGATAGTGGCGAAGTCCTTCAAGGAATTTCATTTACTGCCCCCGCAGGCACGCTGACAGCGATTGTTGGTCCGTCAGGTGCTGGTAAAACAACGATGAGCGCGCTTCTTCCACGTTTATATGATGTAACGCGTGGTGCGATAAAGATTGATGGTCAAGATATCCGTGACTTCACGGCCCAATCACTTCGAGATTCCATCGGCGTAGTAATGCAAGATGCGCACTTATTCCACGAGACGATCGCCGAGAACCTTCGCTACGCAAAAGAAGATGCGACTGAAGCTGAAATGATTGAAGCGTGTAAGGCTGCGCAAATCTGGGAACTAGTCTCATCCTTACCCAATGGATTCGACACCATGGTGGGCGAAAGAGGACATCGTCTTTCCGGGGGAGAGAAGCAACGTTTAGCGATTGCCCGACTTCTGCTTAAGGCTCCTGCGATAGTTATTCTCGATGAAGCAACGGCACACCTCGATTCTGAGAATGAATCGCTCGTACAAGCTGCTCTTAAGGAAGCGCTCAAAGGTCGCACATCAATCGTTATTGCACACAGACTTAGCACTGTGATGGAAGCAGATCAGATTCTCGTTCTTGAGAAAGGTCTGATTGTCGAACGGGGCAAGCACGAAGAGTTAATTACCACTAACGGCCTTTACTCAGAGCTCTTTAACCGACAGGACCTCACGGCGAATTAA
- a CDS encoding SURF1 family protein — protein sequence MNKSQKKEKFSLLKSLVALLLIAACLWAAQWQFHRGLDRHARNSIIETNSSLAPVALALVQSEPVKHEWKPVSVTGQFDISKQILLRNRYFEGVYGFELLTRFTSEDGKSFWVDCGWVKAGINALTAPTLPELPTGQISIVGRLRLDSSLPRGSFFALPADKSDGLISMANARSNSTSENFYIDLLEGSQSSLTPAVPAQLPELSDGPHMAYALQWVFFGGLVVYGRYLIRREVLSVKEL from the coding sequence TTGAATAAGTCTCAGAAGAAAGAGAAGTTCTCGCTTCTCAAATCGCTTGTCGCTCTACTTTTAATCGCAGCTTGCTTATGGGCCGCACAGTGGCAATTCCATAGAGGTCTTGATCGACACGCACGAAACTCAATTATCGAAACCAACTCGTCGTTAGCGCCCGTTGCTCTTGCCCTCGTCCAATCTGAACCAGTCAAACACGAGTGGAAGCCGGTATCAGTTACGGGGCAATTCGATATCAGCAAACAAATCTTGCTTCGCAATAGATATTTCGAAGGCGTCTATGGCTTTGAATTACTGACGCGATTTACTTCGGAAGATGGAAAGAGTTTCTGGGTTGATTGCGGATGGGTCAAAGCTGGCATCAACGCACTGACTGCTCCAACACTTCCAGAACTGCCAACTGGCCAAATCAGTATCGTGGGCCGCTTGCGTCTCGACTCTTCACTTCCCCGGGGCTCCTTCTTCGCACTTCCTGCCGACAAAAGCGATGGATTGATATCGATGGCCAATGCTCGATCTAATTCAACATCTGAAAACTTCTATATTGATTTACTCGAAGGATCGCAAAGCTCACTTACTCCGGCAGTGCCTGCGCAACTACCTGAACTTTCTGATGGACCACACATGGCCTATGCGCTGCAGTGGGTTTTCTTCGGTGGCCTTGTTGTATATGGCCGTTACTTAATTCGCCGTGAGGTCCTGTCGGTTAAAGAGCTCTGA
- a CDS encoding DUF3099 domain-containing protein → MAKEDDVYDITSAPKGLTTDQSARQRRYFFSMMLRTACFILTVVLPSPYRWIALLGAVVLPYIAVVVANAGRETVLPGAAILKKRPRGIE, encoded by the coding sequence ATGGCTAAAGAAGATGACGTTTACGACATCACAAGTGCGCCTAAAGGCTTAACTACTGACCAGTCTGCGAGACAACGCCGTTACTTCTTTTCAATGATGTTGCGTACGGCTTGTTTCATTCTCACCGTCGTTCTTCCAAGCCCATATCGATGGATCGCTCTTCTTGGAGCTGTAGTGCTTCCATATATTGCAGTTGTTGTTGCAAATGCCGGACGTGAAACCGTACTTCCAGGAGCTGCCATCTTGAAGAAGAGGCCGCGAGGAATTGAATAA
- the fabG gene encoding 3-oxoacyl-ACP reductase FabG translates to MSDSTSIALVTGGNRGIGLAIATALKAAGHRVVITYRSGTPPTGFDAVQMDVTDSASVDAGFAKIEAEIGQPEIIVANAGITKDTLVMRMSDEDFESVINANLTGAFRVSKRATKGLLKLKRGRLIFIGSVVGGVGAAGQVNYSASKSGLVGMARSFARELGSRGITANVIAPGFVETDMTAELDEKRRSDIAAQVPVGRFCSAEEIADVVAFIASPQASYITGAIIPVDGGLGMGH, encoded by the coding sequence ATGAGCGACTCGACATCAATCGCACTAGTAACCGGCGGAAATCGCGGTATCGGTTTAGCAATCGCTACCGCCCTCAAGGCTGCAGGTCACCGAGTTGTCATCACATACCGAAGCGGAACTCCACCCACTGGATTCGATGCAGTTCAGATGGATGTTACGGATTCAGCCAGTGTTGATGCCGGCTTTGCAAAGATTGAAGCCGAGATTGGTCAACCAGAAATCATCGTGGCTAATGCGGGAATAACTAAAGACACTCTTGTAATGCGAATGAGCGATGAAGATTTCGAAAGCGTCATTAACGCAAATCTCACTGGTGCATTCCGCGTTTCAAAGCGAGCGACCAAAGGGCTACTGAAATTAAAACGCGGTCGTCTTATTTTTATCGGCTCAGTAGTCGGGGGAGTAGGCGCTGCCGGACAAGTAAATTACTCGGCTTCGAAATCTGGTCTCGTTGGAATGGCGAGATCATTTGCGCGCGAACTCGGAAGTCGCGGAATCACTGCAAACGTTATCGCTCCAGGGTTTGTTGAAACTGATATGACAGCCGAGCTCGATGAAAAGCGCCGCTCAGATATCGCGGCGCAAGTTCCGGTGGGTCGTTTCTGCTCAGCTGAAGAGATTGCAGATGTTGTTGCATTTATTGCATCGCCACAAGCAAGTTATATAACGGGTGCCATCATTCCTGTCGATGGCGGATTAGGAATGGGTCACTAA
- the fabI gene encoding enoyl-ACP reductase FabI, protein MGILQGKNILVTGVLTDGSIAFHIAKIAQEEGANVVLTGFGRALSLTTRIAGRLPQPAPIIELDVTSQEHLDGLADEVRKHVPHLDGVVHSIGFAPEAALGGNFLNTAWEDVATAVHISAYSLKSLTMACRPTFKDGASVVGLDFDAQVAWPKYDWMGVAKAALESTSRYLARDLGAENVRINLVAAGPIRTMAAKSIPGFDEFEKVWNDRSPLEWDVTDPVPAAKAAVALLSDWFPKTTAEIIHVDGGLHGMGA, encoded by the coding sequence ATGGGCATACTCCAAGGAAAAAATATCCTCGTTACCGGTGTTCTCACCGATGGATCTATCGCTTTCCATATCGCCAAGATTGCCCAAGAAGAAGGCGCCAACGTTGTGCTTACTGGCTTCGGTCGCGCACTCAGTCTTACGACTCGCATCGCGGGCCGCCTGCCACAACCTGCGCCAATCATCGAACTCGATGTCACGAGCCAAGAACACCTCGATGGTTTGGCAGATGAAGTGCGCAAGCATGTTCCTCATCTCGATGGTGTAGTGCACTCGATTGGTTTTGCTCCCGAAGCAGCACTTGGGGGCAACTTCCTCAACACTGCTTGGGAAGATGTCGCAACTGCAGTTCATATCTCTGCCTACTCGCTCAAATCTCTGACAATGGCATGTCGTCCAACATTTAAGGATGGCGCATCTGTTGTGGGCCTCGATTTCGACGCTCAGGTTGCATGGCCCAAGTACGACTGGATGGGTGTTGCTAAGGCAGCGCTTGAATCAACTTCACGCTACTTAGCTCGTGATCTCGGTGCTGAAAATGTTCGCATCAATCTCGTTGCCGCAGGCCCAATCCGCACCATGGCTGCAAAGTCGATTCCGGGCTTCGATGAATTTGAAAAGGTCTGGAACGATCGCAGTCCACTTGAATGGGATGTCACAGATCCAGTTCCTGCAGCTAAAGCTGCTGTTGCCTTGTTGAGTGATTGGTTCCCAAAGACCACAGCCGAGATCATCCATGTCGATGGCGGGCTTCACGGCATGGGTGCCTAG
- the infC gene encoding translation initiation factor IF-3 yields the protein MQRLGYSRTNIGAEITTEPRINDRIRTPQIRLINYTGEQVGVVDIEAALAMADEIGLDLVEIAPEANPPVCKIMDFGKYKYQEAQKAREARQNQTHIVVKEVRMTPKIENHDYETKRSAVEKFLKGGDKVKITMKFRGREQTRPELGFKLLQRLAEDVKEIAFVEFAPKQEGRQMTMVLGPTKKKTEAVAEQKAARAAKEKAAEEAAAQ from the coding sequence ATGCAGCGACTTGGATACTCAAGAACAAACATAGGAGCAGAAATCACAACAGAACCGCGCATCAATGACCGTATCCGCACACCCCAAATTCGTCTCATCAATTACACCGGTGAACAAGTTGGAGTTGTAGATATCGAAGCAGCGCTAGCTATGGCAGATGAAATCGGACTCGATCTCGTAGAGATCGCACCCGAAGCTAATCCACCAGTGTGCAAGATCATGGACTTCGGCAAGTACAAGTACCAGGAAGCACAGAAGGCTCGCGAAGCACGTCAGAACCAGACCCACATCGTGGTGAAGGAAGTGCGCATGACGCCAAAGATCGAAAATCACGACTACGAGACAAAGCGCTCAGCAGTCGAGAAGTTCCTCAAGGGTGGCGACAAGGTGAAGATCACGATGAAGTTCCGTGGCCGTGAACAAACACGTCCAGAGCTTGGATTCAAACTCTTGCAGCGTCTTGCAGAAGATGTGAAAGAGATTGCATTCGTGGAGTTCGCTCCTAAGCAAGAAGGTCGTCAGATGACGATGGTTCTAGGACCAACGAAGAAGAAGACCGAAGCGGTAGCTGAACAGAAAGCAGCGCGAGCTGCCAAGGAAAAGGCTGCTGAAGAAGCAGCTGCACAGTAG
- the rpmI gene encoding 50S ribosomal protein L35: MPKMKTHSGAKKTFRVTGSGKIMHERAGKRHLLEHKSSRVTRRLSQESSAKATVTMTAKRMLGLK, encoded by the coding sequence ATGCCAAAGATGAAAACCCACAGTGGTGCGAAGAAGACCTTCCGCGTCACAGGTTCAGGAAAGATCATGCACGAGCGTGCAGGCAAGCGCCACCTTTTGGAGCACAAGTCATCACGCGTTACTCGTCGTTTGAGCCAAGAGTCATCAGCAAAAGCAACAGTCACAATGACAGCCAAGCGCATGCTTGGTTTGAAGTAA
- the rplT gene encoding 50S ribosomal protein L20 — translation MRVKRGVHAAKKRRTTLERAAGYRGQRSRLFTKAKEQVTHSMVYAFNDRKDKKGDFRQLWIQRINAAARENGMTYNRFIQGLKASGLEVDRRVLSDIATNDPAAFKVLVDVARKNLPAA, via the coding sequence ATGAGAGTAAAGCGCGGAGTACACGCAGCAAAGAAGCGTCGCACAACCCTCGAGCGCGCAGCCGGATATCGCGGTCAGCGTTCACGTCTTTTCACAAAGGCGAAGGAGCAAGTAACGCACTCAATGGTTTATGCCTTCAATGACCGCAAGGACAAGAAGGGCGATTTCCGTCAGCTATGGATTCAGCGTATTAACGCTGCAGCTCGCGAAAACGGAATGACATACAACCGCTTCATCCAGGGCCTTAAGGCATCTGGTCTTGAAGTAGATCGTCGCGTTCTTTCGGATATCGCAACAAACGATCCAGCAGCATTTAAGGTTCTCGTGGATGTTGCACGTAAGAACCTTCCTGCAGCTTAA
- a CDS encoding TrmH family RNA methyltransferase, protein MIESLHSPHVGRVKALIGSKGAKERREQGLFVAEGVQCAREALTSSNGPQLKILYATENGLSKISELDFGSVEIVEVSDAVMKAMSDTVSPQGLISLCYKPESTFSELGATGRSTFIYLHEIQDPGNAGTILRTADAMGISAIITSPDSVDMFSPKVVRSTAGSLWHIPVYEGVAFDRVEKQFPGIKKFLLSSHARTSILDLTIPGDCIAIFGNEARGVSAADLGVEVTEVTIPMAGRAESLNLSAAASIVMFTLSSKVAG, encoded by the coding sequence ATGATTGAGAGCCTTCATTCGCCGCACGTTGGGCGAGTGAAGGCTCTTATTGGTTCTAAAGGCGCAAAAGAACGTCGCGAACAAGGACTCTTCGTTGCCGAAGGTGTGCAATGCGCACGAGAAGCATTGACCTCAAGTAACGGTCCGCAGCTCAAGATTCTCTATGCAACTGAAAATGGTCTCTCGAAAATTTCTGAGTTAGATTTTGGCTCCGTTGAAATCGTTGAAGTAAGCGATGCGGTCATGAAGGCGATGTCTGACACCGTCTCACCACAGGGTCTTATCTCACTCTGCTACAAGCCAGAATCTACTTTCTCTGAACTCGGTGCGACCGGAAGATCGACTTTTATTTATCTCCATGAAATTCAAGATCCAGGAAATGCTGGAACCATTCTTCGTACTGCAGATGCGATGGGCATTTCGGCCATCATCACTTCCCCTGATTCAGTCGATATGTTTTCGCCAAAGGTGGTGCGTTCAACTGCTGGTTCTTTATGGCACATCCCGGTCTATGAAGGCGTTGCATTCGACCGTGTCGAAAAGCAATTCCCAGGGATTAAAAAGTTTCTACTCTCTTCACATGCCCGCACTTCAATTCTTGATCTCACAATTCCAGGAGATTGCATCGCAATCTTCGGAAATGAAGCAAGGGGAGTAAGCGCTGCAGATCTTGGCGTAGAGGTAACTGAAGTGACTATTCCTATGGCAGGACGTGCTGAAAGCCTCAACTTATCTGCAGCCGCTTCCATCGTAATGTTCACCCTTTCTTCAAAGGTCGCAGGTTAG
- the pheS gene encoding phenylalanine--tRNA ligase subunit alpha, giving the protein MNPADIASWISDAQKAFAAAPDLDALKVARLAHTGDKAPVSLASRALGSLSPEEKASAGKLIGDAKAEIAKALASATEKLEAERDAKVILEEVVDITLPVQRTHRGGLHPISIIKNEVSDFFIEQGFSVEEGPELESGWLNFDALNIPADHPARTMQDTFFIEPIDSGVVLRTQTSPVQIRSMLTQEPPIYMICPGRTFRADELDATHSPVFHQVEGLVIDKGITMAHLKGTLDNFAQHMFGPDVVTRLRPSFFPFTEPSAEVDIFFNGRWIEWGGCGMVNPKVLATCGIDTEVYTGFAFGMGLERTLMVRHGITDMHDIVEGDLRFTRQFGVGL; this is encoded by the coding sequence ATGAATCCGGCAGATATTGCATCGTGGATAAGCGATGCCCAGAAGGCTTTTGCTGCCGCGCCTGATCTCGACGCTCTCAAAGTTGCCCGCCTTGCACATACAGGCGACAAAGCCCCGGTCTCTCTGGCTAGTCGTGCACTCGGCTCATTGTCACCTGAGGAAAAAGCATCCGCTGGAAAGCTCATAGGAGATGCGAAGGCTGAAATCGCAAAGGCGCTTGCATCAGCAACGGAAAAGCTTGAAGCAGAGCGCGATGCCAAGGTTATTCTTGAAGAAGTCGTAGACATTACATTGCCAGTTCAACGCACGCATCGCGGGGGACTCCATCCCATTTCCATCATTAAGAATGAGGTTTCAGATTTCTTTATTGAACAAGGATTCTCAGTAGAAGAAGGTCCTGAACTTGAATCGGGTTGGCTCAACTTCGATGCTCTCAATATTCCAGCAGATCACCCAGCTCGAACCATGCAAGATACATTCTTCATCGAGCCCATTGATTCGGGTGTAGTTCTACGTACTCAAACTTCGCCGGTGCAGATTCGATCAATGCTTACTCAGGAACCACCGATTTATATGATCTGCCCTGGTCGCACATTCCGTGCCGACGAACTCGATGCAACTCATAGCCCCGTCTTTCATCAGGTTGAAGGTCTAGTCATCGATAAGGGCATCACAATGGCGCACCTCAAAGGGACTCTCGATAACTTTGCTCAGCACATGTTTGGTCCTGATGTCGTAACTCGACTTCGTCCATCTTTCTTCCCATTCACCGAGCCAAGCGCCGAAGTAGATATCTTCTTCAACGGCCGTTGGATCGAATGGGGCGGATGTGGAATGGTTAATCCAAAGGTTCTTGCAACCTGCGGCATCGATACAGAGGTTTACACCGGCTTTGCTTTCGGAATGGGCCTTGAGCGCACTCTCATGGTTCGTCACGGAATCACAGATATGCACGACATTGTCGAAGGCGACCTCCGCTTCACACGCCAGTTTGGAGTCGGACTCTAA